From Planctomycetota bacterium, one genomic window encodes:
- the rpsK gene encoding 30S ribosomal protein S11 → MAKTSRPSGKKKAKRGVTRGIAFISASFNNTIVTLTDLNGETISWSSAGSVGFKGARKSTPFAAGRAAEKAGSEARRQGLQEVDVRVKGPGAGREQAVLNLQNAGLRVLTIEDTTPIPHNGCRPPKKRRV, encoded by the coding sequence ATGGCAAAGACCTCCCGTCCCAGCGGCAAGAAGAAGGCCAAGCGCGGCGTAACCCGCGGCATCGCTTTCATCAGCGCCAGCTTCAACAATACCATCGTCACCCTCACCGACCTCAACGGCGAGACCATCAGCTGGTCTTCGGCCGGCTCGGTCGGGTTCAAGGGTGCCCGCAAGTCGACCCCCTTCGCCGCCGGCCGGGCCGCGGAGAAGGCCGGCAGCGAAGCCCGTCGCCAGGGTCTCCAGGAAGTCGACGTCCGCGTCAAGGGCCCCGGCGCCGGCCGCGAGCAGGCCGTCTTGAACCTGCAGAACGCGGGTCTGCGGGTTCTGACGATTGAGGACACGACGCCGATCCCCCACAACGGCTGCCGCCCGCCCAAGAAGCGCCGTGTCTGA
- a CDS encoding DNA-directed RNA polymerase subunit alpha, with product MSSKVKWRGLELPGRVELDESVSSDTFGRFTAEPFERGFGTTVGNSLRRILLSSIEGAAVTRVKLKGADHEFSSLPGIMEDVTDVILNTKALIITSDAVSDEAQVLTLRGEKAGELTGADIECPEGLEVLNKDLVIATLTEDVEFEMDLTVHVGRGYKTDKDHIADAEESGEAETGFIYVDSNFSPVTRVRYNTEAARVGQRTDYDRLVLEVWTDGTVTPELAVVEAAKVLRKHLNPFVQYFELGDQLASEEAVQGLQEAQQATSASAAAVDPDLESKLGMTVQELDLSVRANNCLESARISTVRELVQRTDSDLLKVRSFGKTSLREVKRRLADMGLSLGMDLEALKNGPPVGLVADAGIVDDGGYTMPDDEEEAEVPATEEA from the coding sequence ATGAGTAGCAAAGTCAAATGGCGTGGTCTCGAACTCCCCGGTCGCGTGGAGCTCGACGAGTCCGTTTCCAGCGACACCTTCGGCCGATTTACCGCCGAGCCGTTTGAGCGTGGCTTCGGCACAACCGTCGGCAACTCGCTTCGCCGGATTCTGCTCAGCAGCATCGAGGGCGCGGCCGTCACGCGGGTGAAGCTCAAGGGTGCCGATCACGAGTTCAGCAGCCTGCCGGGCATCATGGAGGACGTCACGGACGTCATCCTCAACACCAAGGCCCTGATCATCACTAGCGATGCCGTCAGCGACGAGGCTCAGGTGCTGACGCTTCGCGGCGAGAAGGCCGGCGAGCTGACCGGCGCTGACATCGAGTGCCCCGAGGGCTTGGAAGTCCTAAACAAGGACCTCGTCATCGCCACGTTGACCGAGGACGTCGAGTTCGAGATGGACCTGACGGTTCACGTCGGCCGGGGTTACAAGACGGACAAGGACCACATCGCCGACGCCGAGGAATCGGGCGAGGCCGAGACGGGCTTCATCTACGTCGACTCCAACTTCAGCCCGGTCACCCGCGTCCGCTACAACACCGAGGCTGCTCGCGTCGGGCAGCGGACCGACTACGACCGCCTTGTCCTGGAGGTCTGGACCGACGGCACCGTCACGCCTGAGCTGGCTGTCGTCGAGGCGGCGAAGGTGCTCCGCAAGCACCTCAATCCGTTCGTCCAGTACTTCGAGCTTGGCGACCAGCTCGCCAGCGAAGAGGCCGTCCAGGGTCTGCAGGAAGCCCAGCAGGCGACCAGCGCCTCGGCCGCCGCGGTCGATCCGGACCTGGAGAGCAAGCTCGGCATGACCGTGCAGGAGCTGGACCTGTCCGTCCGGGCCAACAACTGCCTTGAGTCCGCCCGCATCAGCACCGTTCGTGAGCTGGTCCAGCGGACCGACAGCGACCTGCTCAAGGTTCGCAGTTTCGGCAAGACCAGCCTCCGCGAGGTCAAGCGTCGCCTGGCTGACATGGGCCTGAGCCTCGGTATGGACCTCGAAGCCCTCAAGAACGGCCCGCCGGTTGGTCTTGTGGCGGATGCCGGCATCGTCGACGACGGTGGCTACACCATGCCCGACGACGAGGAAGAAGCCGAAGTCCCCGCTACCGAAGAGGCATAG